The Meleagris gallopavo isolate NT-WF06-2002-E0010 breed Aviagen turkey brand Nicholas breeding stock chromosome 10, Turkey_5.1, whole genome shotgun sequence genome contains a region encoding:
- the LOC104912460 gene encoding DNA repair and recombination protein RAD54-like — MVKGWTKYRTKNHIQFLLPPFSNEFSAVNLEGKTEQMTTNAWQINVYTSDFHFPPCRCLIRRTSDILSKYLPVKIEQVVCCRLTPLQAELYKNFLKQAKPVEELKEGKINVSSLSSITSLKKLCNHPALIYDKCVEEEEGFMGALDLFPAGYSTKSVEPQLSGKMLVLDYILAVTKSTSNDKVVLVSNYTQTLDLFEKLCRNRRYLYVRLDGTMSIKKRAKVVERFNSPSSPEFIFMLSSKAGGCGLNLIGANRLVMFDPDWNPANDEQAMARVWRDGQKKTCYIYRLLSTGTIEEKIFQRQTHKKALSSCVVDEEQDVERHFSLGELKELFALNETTTSDTHDKIKCRRCVNGHQVRPPPEGSDCTSDLSQWNHSADKRGLQDSVLKAAWDAAVTFTFHHHSHEEQRGIP; from the exons ATGGTTAAAGGCTGGACCAAGTACAGGACAAAGAATCACATCCAGTTTTTGCTTCCTCCATTTAGCAATGAATTCAGTGCGGTAAACCTAGAGGGAAAGACAGAGCAGATGACAACCAATGCCTGGCAGATCAATGTCTATA CgtctgattttcatttccctccttGCAGGTGTTTAATCCGAAGAACTTCAGACATTCTCTCCAAATACCTGCCAGTGAAGATAGAGCAGGTGGTCTGCTGCAG ACTGACACCTTTGCAGGCTGAGCTGTACAAGAACTTCCTGAAGCAAGCCAAGCCAGTGGAGGAGCTGAAGGAGGGCAAGATCAATGTGTCATCTCTCTCTTCCATCACTTCCCTGAAGAAGCTCTGCAATC ACCCTGCTCTTATTTATGATAAGTGtgtggaagaagaagaaggttTTATGGGAGCTCTGGATTTGTTCCCTGCTGGCTACAGTACCAAATCTGTGGAGCCCCAGCTTTCAG GAAAGATGCTGGTTTTGGACTACATCCTTGCTGTTACAAAAAGCACCAGTAACGACAAGGTGGTTTTAGTGTCTAACTACACTCAGACACTGGATCTATTTGAAAAGCTCTGCAGGAACAGAAG GTATTTATATGTCCGGCTGGACGGCACCATGTCCATTAAGAAGAGAGCAAAGGTTGTGGAGCGATTTAACAGCCCCTCA AGCCCCGAGTTTATCTTCATGTTAAGCAGCAAAGCAGGTGGTTGTGGTTTGAATTTGATTGGGGCTAACAGACTGGTTATGTTTGACCCAGACTGGAATCCAGCTAATGATGAACAGGCCATGGCTCGTGTGTGGCGGGATGGCCAGAAGAAGACCTGCTACATCTATCGACTGCTTTCA ACAGGGACCAtagaggagaaaatatttcaacGCCAGACCCACAAGAAGGCACTCAGCAGCTGTGTGGTGGATGAAGAGCAGGATGTAGAGAGACACTTCTCGCTCGGGGAGCTCAAGGAGCTGTTTGCATTGAATGAGACCACCACCAGTGACACCCATGACAA GATCAAATGTCGTCGCTGTGTGAATGGCCACCAAGTACGGCCACCTCCTGAAGGGTCTGACTGCACCTCTGACCTCTCCCAGTGGAACCACTCTGCTGATAAGCGGGGCCTGCAGGACTCTGTGCTGAAGGCTGCATGGGATGCTGCTGTCACCTTCACTTTTCATCACCACTCCCATGAGGAGCAGCGAGGGATTCCCTAA